From the genome of Pelobates fuscus isolate aPelFus1 chromosome 11, aPelFus1.pri, whole genome shotgun sequence:
TTCTGCTATCTCAATGATGGATTATTTTACAGTGCAAGGATGGCCTGCTTTACTTGCATTGAGAGTTCCTTTGACCGAATGTTGTGGGTTCACAGGAACAGCTTCTAAATGCAAATGCCACACCCACAATCTATTCCAaacctgcttaattgatgaagaaataacaGAGGAATAGCCCACACCTGTCCTTATAACAGCTTTTGAatcaattgtccaattacttttggtcccatGAAAAAGATAgggctacatattaaagagttttatgtttcACTTGGTAAAGAGTTCGATTTTTCTATGGGCATTCATTCATTCATGGCATTAATTCATATCATCTCTTTAATCCATCAACTGGCTGTGCAGCTGAACAATGTTTTGACAAAATTTTACTGAGGACCTGCAGGTGAGACATGTTGAGCCCCATTGCTTTCGTGCCATTCCACTGAAATATCCATTGTAGGATTGTCAGTCGATGTGTACATGTACTGCCTGTTTTTGTGAACTTTTGGatgatattaaaatgtatttctcatTCCAGTTCTAAAATATGAAGTGACAACAAACGTGGTAGTAAGAGGATGTGGGTACTCACTGGAATGTTCCCAGAGCTGGAAGAGTTTAAGTAACCAGTTTATGTCAGAAGACATTTTTATCAACTGCTGCCAGGGTGACAATTGTACCCCCAGCCAaccaaaatgtatgtatttaaaaGGAGTGTGCACACATTGTAATTAACAAGCCAATACATCAGATATTGTATAATTTGAAACACTTCACTTCAATCTAAACAGCCAATTTAAGTGGGCATTCTAAACAATTActagtctagcatgatgccctcTTCTAGATAAAGCATATaaacctcatcatggcatactaAAATTGACAACTTTTCAGGGCATTTAATCCTTGTAATGACTTATTTCATCCTTTTGCTTTGTTTTAGTTTCAACAAAGATTTTAGCTCCAAATGGACTAACATGTCCAAACTGTTTTTCACTAACGTCCAAATGTGAACCAGAGGACACCACCCAGTGCATGGGAGATGAGAATAAATGTGTTTCATTTTTGAGCCGCTCCTTCTCTGGAGGTAACAAACATTCACATAACGGTAAATGTAATGGCCCcactgtagtcgttatggtgccttGAAGCTTTCCTGTGTAAGGCGTTAAACCCTATGGTTATGTTTTCAGTCTTGGTTTGACTTGACTTATTTATTGCTTCTATGGAGAAATGTAAGACCCTGCCATGCATCAAAAGCTCACTGGCTAAAAGCATCAGCTTATTGGTTTAAATGTGAGTGTTTAGACCTGGCAAGCCCCAGGTAAGGGGTAAAACCATTAGCAAGCATGGAGCCCCAGGAAACTCCTAGCACCATTACAAGTAGAGTGTGCCTGTGGCGTTCCTTTAAcgtaatattatattgtattaccCCTACATGTGCATCATTACCTCAAATTAACTACAATATGTTGGTCCataatacacaataaaattacatttttaaaataccaAAGAACATTCCAACACTTGTTTGGAAATATGtctttcattatacacaatcctcTGAGTTTTGTCCATatatatgataaaaaatatatctattttttttttacttttttcccagAGCACATGACATCAATGATTTCTATGTCTGGTTGCGCAACCGAAAACTTGTGTACAAATTACAGTGGCAATGCTACAGCGAGTAGCACTGGAGAGAGGACAATAACGAGTATTTCATGCAAGAATGACACTACAAGTTCAGTCATTGGTAGCACAACAGTTAGCCAAGACCACAAACTGAAAAAAACTGTTAGCACCACCGGTAAGCTTGACATGACCAAACATACTGAATCAGATAATAGAAATATTGAGAAAAAGTAAACTGTAGTATTAGtatgttacctttttttttttttaaataaatatcatgGACACTTTATACTGTAACTTGGCACCACATAGCTTTGTGGACTGACTCTTAAAATGTCCTCACAGATAATTAAAGTGTAAATATTTTAGGAATTATGCTTTCCATAATCCTCTTATTCTTCTGCTGTAGGACATTCATTCTCCTGTGTAAGCTGTACCAACACAAGTGGTGATACTTGCAATGGACCTACAATCAGCTGCCCATCATACTCCGACAGCTGTGCATCCATCTACACAAAGACCAAATGTATGTTCAATAGATAGAGTTCTAAGAGTGACGGATTTACTATGTTATGAAAACAAGTACATTACGTACATAATCATGAAACTAAAATGTTTATCTAAAAGTAGAAAAAACATATCTTAAAGTagttattaaaatacaatttcagAAATTTGGATTTTAAAAAGTATCTCACTGACCTTTTTGAAAGCTCTTTAAGGAAGCTGTCCCCTTGCCCTGTCAGACTCCTGAAATAAATACCTGTTGATTGTAAGCAATCTCATATATACTAATTGGAATCTAACTGGACTATGGAACAATTTTGAGACAGTTAGTCTAATCGAAGAACCACATTTCTAGAATTGTCTACAGGAATAACATAGAACAAAATAGTACATAAAGCAACAATATATCTATTTCATTCTCAagtgcattaaagggacattgataccaaccactttatctcattgaagtagtctgggtacaatgccccatgtcccttaaccctacagtggtaattattgcagtctttgagaaactgaaataattacctctgagggttaactccacctcttgtggaGCTGGGCCGGGAGAGCCAGTCCCTAACTCACAACAGCCTCATCCACcactctggacaccagggaagaCCCCCCTCAACGTTGGATATGGGAGGTAGGTCTAAAAGTttaaattgtgt
Proteins encoded in this window:
- the LOC134576766 gene encoding phospholipase A2 inhibitor and Ly6/PLAUR domain-containing protein-like; amino-acid sequence: MQFLFGLICILSVISAGHSFSCISCTNTSGDTCNGSTIICPSYSDSCSSIYTKTKLLKYGITVNSLVRGCGYSEECAQPTRNVTTQIMFEEIFTSCCQGDNCTPSQPKGAAQNSLSCISCRNTTGDTCIGPSIICPSEADSCASIYTRTKVLKYEVTTNVVVRGCGYSLECSQSWKSLSNQFMSEDIFINCCQGDNCTPSQPKFSTKILAPNGLTCPNCFSLTSKCEPEDTTQCMGDENKCVSFLSRSFSGEHMTSMISMSGCATENLCTNYSGNATASSTGERTITSISCKNDTTSSVIGSTTVSQDHKLKKTVSTTGKLDMTKHTESDNRNIEKK